TACGCAACCTGCGCGGCGAAATGGGCATCGCGCCGAACGTGAAAGCCCCGCTGTTTGTCGAAGGCAGCGAAGATCTGGTCGGACTGCTGAAATACCTGCCGTCCATGACCCGCCTCACCGAAGCCAACATCGTCGGCAAACTGCCCGAAAACGAAGACGCACCCGTTGCCGTGTGCAACGGCGCAAGGCTGATGCTGAAAGTGGAAATCGACAAAGCCGCCGAAACCGCCCGCCTCACCAAAGAAGCGGAAAAACTGCAAAAAGCTTTGGACAAACTCAACGCCAAACTCTCCAAACCCGGCTATACCGAAAAAGCCCCCGCGCATCTGGTGGAAAAAGACCGCGCAGAACTGGCGGAATTGGAAGACAAAATGGCGAAAGTGCAAACCCAACTGGCGAAGTTGAAAGACTAAACCGGGAAGTTTGAAAACGCTGAAAAAGGCCGTCTGCAAATTAGACAGTTCCATTTGCAGACGGCCTTTTTTATATATAGTCGAATAAAATAAGAATGAGACAAGGCAGCGAAGCCGCAGACAGTACACATAGTACGGCAAGGCAAAGCAACGCTGTATCATTCTTATTTTAAATGACTATATAACTTTTAAAAACAAAATGATACAGCCTTGCTTGGGCGTACTGCCTGCCGCCCTGCCGTATTTTGCCGCTACATGATGCGGAATGGTGCAGACGGCTACACAATCCGCGCCATCAGCAAATCGTGCATATTGAGTGCGCCGATAAGCATACCGTTGCCGTCTGCAACCAGCAACCCGTTGATGTGGCTTGCCTGCATCAGCTTCAGGGCTTCGGTGGCGAGTTTGTCGGCGGTAATGGTTTTCGGGTTGGTGTGCATGATGTCATTGACGGTCAGTCCGGCGAACGTGTCGCGCTGTTGGAACAGGCGGCGCAGGTCGCCGTCGGTAAACACACCTTGCAGACGGCCTTCGCCATCGGTTACGGCCAACATACCCAGTCCTTTTTCGCTCATGAGTACAATGGCTTCTTTCAGCGGTGTACCGCTTGGGACGGCAGGCAGGGCTTCGCCGCTGTGCATGATGTCGGCAACGCGCAGCAGCAGGCGTTTGCCGAGGCTGCCTGCGGGGTGGCTCAATGCAAAGTCGTCCGGTGTAAACTGGCGGGCTCTCAATAAAGCTACGGCAAGTGCGTCGCCCAATGCCATCACTGCCGTGGTGCTGGAAGTCGGGGCGAGGCCGAACGGGCAGGCTTCTTTGGAAACGGCGGCAGTAATGTGTATATCGGCGTGCCGCGCCATGGTTGATTCGGGGCGCGCGGTAATGCAGATCAGGGTGATGTTTTTCCGTTTGAGCGCGGGCATAATCGCCAACACTTCGTCACTTTCGCCTGAGTTTGAAATCGCCAAAACAACATCGTTGTCCACTATCATGCCCAAATCGCCGTGTGCGGCTTCTGCGGGGTGGACGAAAAATGCAGGTGTTCCTGTTGAAGCCATGGTTGCGGCGATTTTATGCCCGACGTGCCCTGATTTGCCGATACCGGTAATGACGACACGGCCGGTGCAACCCAATAAGGCTTGTGTGGCGCGGACAAAGCTGTCGTCAAGATTGCGGGCGATTTCCTGCAGGGCTTCTGCTTCGGTATGCAGAACATCGCGCGCCCACGGCAGATAGCATTCGGTGTTATTCATCATTGTTTCCCTAAATGTAATTGGTGCGCCGGATTGTTTGCGCTGTTCAAGGTTGCCAAATCGGGGTAGTATATTCTTACTCAACACAAAAAGGATTCAGAGATGACTATTTTATCGGACGTTAAAGCATTAGGACAACAAATCTGGTTGGACAATCTGTCGCGTTCGCTGGTTCAAAGCGGCGAGCTGGCACAAATGCTGGAGCAGGGCGTGTGCGGCGTTACTTCCAATCCGGCTATTTTCCAAAAGGCTTTTGCCGGAGACGCGCTGTATGCCGATGAAATCGCGGCTCTGAAACAACAAGACTTAACGCCGAAACAGCGTTACGAAATCATGGCGGTTGCCGATGTGCAGGCAGCCTGCGATGTTTGCTCGGGCGAATACCAAGCAAACGGCGGAAAAACCGGTTTCGTCAGCCTCGAAGTATCGCCCGAACTGTCGAAAGACGCGGCCGGCACGGTTGCCGAAGCCAAACGGCTGCACGCGGCCATCAACCGCCAAAATGTGATGATTAAAGTCCCCGCCACCGACGAAGGAGTGGAAGCATTGGAGCAGTTGGTTGCAGACGGCATTTCCGTCAACCTGACCCTGCTGTTCTCGCGCAAGCAAACGCTGAAAGCCTACGCCGCCTACCAACGCGGTATTGCCAAGCGCATCGCCGCAGGTTTGCCGGCGGACAATCTCCAAGTCGTTGCCAGCTTCTTTATTTCGCGCGTGGACGGCGCACTCGACACCACCCTGCCCGAGCACCTGCAAGGCAAAACCGCCATTGCCTTGGCAAAAGCCGCTTATCAAGATTGGGCAGCATTCTTCGACAGCGCGGAATTTGCCGCCCTTGCTGAAAAAGGCGCAAACCGCGTGCAGCTCTTATGGGCTTCCACCGGCGTGAAAAATCCCACTTATCCCGATACGCTGTATGTGGACAGCTTAATCGGCAAACACACCGTCAACACCGTACCCGATGCCACGCTGAAAGCCTTTATCGACCACGGCACGGCCAAAGCCACGCTGACGGAAAACATGGAGCAGGAATATGCCCGACTGGCGGAAGTGGAACAGCTCGGCATCGATGTCGAAGCCTTGGCCGTCCGCCTGCAGGAAGACGGTTTGAAACAGTTTGAAGAAGCGTTTGAGAAGCTGCTTGCTCCGTTGGCTGAATGATTTGATTGAGAAACCGTCAAGGCCGTCTGCAAATTTTGCAGACGGCCTTTTTACGTTTGAAACCGAATCAACCGGCAGCAACAGATTGTCGTTTGCTTGGAAAACCCAACACCCGTCTGCCGCATATTCCGCTGTTCAAGTTGAAACAACCGCCAACCCGCCGCAATACCCCTGCTCCTGCAAAACCGTTCCGACTGCCTGACCGTCAATGTTATAGTCGAATAAAATAAGAATGAGACAAGGCAGCGAAGCCGCAGACAGTACACATAGTACGGCAAGGCAAAGCAACGCTGTATCATTCTTATTTTAAATGACTATATTTCACTTGAATCAGTTTATCTTTAATGAATGTGTAATGCGAACGCATTCTCTGCCGGGTTTCCTGATTGAAATCAGCGGCAAAAAGCATTGTATGAAGCCATGCCAAGCGATAAACGGCAATTTCATGTTTACTCCTTGAGTGTACGTTTTATTTGGTATTCAAAATGTCAGCACGATTCCAAACAAACCGCCAACACCATAAAATACAGACGGCATGAAATCCCTTTCATGCCGTCTGCAAAATGAAATAACCGTTTGATTAACGCTTGTTTTTCGCCTGACAATCCGCGCATACGCCGTACATATACAGCGCGTGATCGACAATGCGGTAGCCGTTTTCTTCGGCAATTTTATCTTGCAACGCTTCAATTTCAGGATTGTGAAACTCTGTAACCATGCCGCATTTTACGCAGACGATGTGGTCGTGGTGGTCGCCCTTATCCAGCTCATATACCGCCTTGCCGGTTTCAAAGTGGTGGCGTTGCAGAATACCCGCCTGTTCAAACTGGGTCAGCACCCGGTAAATCGTTGCCACACCGATTTCAACACCTTCTTCCAACAAAATGCGGTACACATCTTCCGCACTCAAATGTTCCTCGGAATGGGTTTCAAACAAATCCAGAATTTTCAGGCGCGGGCCGGTTACCTTCAAACCGCTGTCTTTCAACTGTGCAATGTTGTTGAAATTATTTTCCATAATATTCAATACCCCTGTGGTCTAATAACCGTTATAATACGCACTTTTAGTCCGCTTGCACACTATAAAGCGATAGCGCGGCTCAATAAAATACCGCCATTTCATTGTGTGAAGTCGGGTAAAAAATTCCTATGCAGATGATTATCGTTTGCTTTTTAAATATATTCAAGCGATGATATGCTTTTTCTGCCGATACCCTCAAGAAAGGTATGCCCGTGAACAAAACCTTATGCCTCGCCCTTGCCGTGCTGTTGGGCGTTTCCGCCTGCACCGCCGAACGCGTATCGCTGTTCCCCTCTTACAAGCTGAAAGTCATTCAAGGCAACGAATTAGACCCGCGCGCCGTTGTATCTCTGCAACCGGGCGTGAGCCGCGACCAAGTCCAACTGCTGCTGGGTACGCCGCTGCTGCGCGATGCCTTCCATGCCGACCGCTGGGACTACACCTTCAACACCGGCCGCAACGGCATTCTGAACGGCCAAAGCAACCTGACGGTTTACTTTAAAGACGATGCCTTAATCAAAGCAGAGGGCGATGCCGTTCAAAAATCCATCGACGCACTGCAAAACGGACAATACTACTCCATCAGTTCCGACACCAAGCCGTCTGCAAAAACCTCCCTGTGGCAGCGGATATTCCCGCGCGACAGCAAAACTTCAGACTAAACGGACGGGTTTCCCGCCTGCCGGCAACAAAGCGGCCGGAACTTTACCATTCAAATCCAAGGATACGACATGACAGCATTAAAAGTCGCCATTGCCGGCGCAAACGGCCGCATGGGGCGCGTACTGGTTGAAGCCGTCAGCCAACACCCCGACACCGTCCTAAGCGGTGCAATCGAACATTCCGGCTCGGAAGCGTTAGGCTTGGACGCAGGCTTTTCCCTCGGCTTGAAAACCGGCATCACCATCAGCGACGATGTAGATGCGGTATTGGCGCAAAGCGACGTACTGATTGACTTTACCCGCCCCGAGCCGACCTTGAAGCACCTGCAAAAATGTGTCGAACGCGGCGTAAACATCGTTATCGGCACCACCGGTTTCGACGATGCAGGCAAAGCCGCCATTCAAGCCGCCGCAGAAAAAACCGGCGTAGTATTCGCCGCC
The nucleotide sequence above comes from Neisseria animalis. Encoded proteins:
- a CDS encoding KpsF/GutQ family sugar-phosphate isomerase, with the translated sequence MNNTECYLPWARDVLHTEAEALQEIARNLDDSFVRATQALLGCTGRVVITGIGKSGHVGHKIAATMASTGTPAFFVHPAEAAHGDLGMIVDNDVVLAISNSGESDEVLAIMPALKRKNITLICITARPESTMARHADIHITAAVSKEACPFGLAPTSSTTAVMALGDALAVALLRARQFTPDDFALSHPAGSLGKRLLLRVADIMHSGEALPAVPSGTPLKEAIVLMSEKGLGMLAVTDGEGRLQGVFTDGDLRRLFQQRDTFAGLTVNDIMHTNPKTITADKLATEALKLMQASHINGLLVADGNGMLIGALNMHDLLMARIV
- the tal gene encoding transaldolase; its protein translation is MTILSDVKALGQQIWLDNLSRSLVQSGELAQMLEQGVCGVTSNPAIFQKAFAGDALYADEIAALKQQDLTPKQRYEIMAVADVQAACDVCSGEYQANGGKTGFVSLEVSPELSKDAAGTVAEAKRLHAAINRQNVMIKVPATDEGVEALEQLVADGISVNLTLLFSRKQTLKAYAAYQRGIAKRIAAGLPADNLQVVASFFISRVDGALDTTLPEHLQGKTAIALAKAAYQDWAAFFDSAEFAALAEKGANRVQLLWASTGVKNPTYPDTLYVDSLIGKHTVNTVPDATLKAFIDHGTAKATLTENMEQEYARLAEVEQLGIDVEALAVRLQEDGLKQFEEAFEKLLAPLAE
- the fur gene encoding ferric iron uptake transcriptional regulator — its product is MENNFNNIAQLKDSGLKVTGPRLKILDLFETHSEEHLSAEDVYRILLEEGVEIGVATIYRVLTQFEQAGILQRHHFETGKAVYELDKGDHHDHIVCVKCGMVTEFHNPEIEALQDKIAEENGYRIVDHALYMYGVCADCQAKNKR
- a CDS encoding outer membrane protein assembly factor BamE, which encodes MNKTLCLALAVLLGVSACTAERVSLFPSYKLKVIQGNELDPRAVVSLQPGVSRDQVQLLLGTPLLRDAFHADRWDYTFNTGRNGILNGQSNLTVYFKDDALIKAEGDAVQKSIDALQNGQYYSISSDTKPSAKTSLWQRIFPRDSKTSD